A genomic stretch from Erysipelothrix sp. HDW6C includes:
- a CDS encoding HAD-IIB family hydrolase encodes MIKLKNSEIFYFDVDGTLLDNKTHTFPQSTLDALNSLKQRGYKIALCTGRSLLGAHEVGVVDMLDWDGYVLANGSLVLDRDLNVINEVIMDPQWVRELIALNDGPLMLEGDEIFISSQPNQKMIDSFAHFNVPEMYPVKTYNDEKIFNILSYDFDTIPESLRETLFAESIIVGDQLGNREIMSIHSGKHNGVKVLNNHLGVQRFAGFGDGENDVTFLQSADFSVAMGNGCDGVKEVATFTTKTVLEDGIAHALKHFGVL; translated from the coding sequence GTGATAAAATTGAAAAATTCAGAAATATTCTACTTTGATGTTGATGGTACCCTTCTTGACAACAAGACACACACCTTCCCTCAAAGTACATTAGATGCTTTAAACAGTTTGAAACAACGTGGTTACAAAATCGCTTTATGCACGGGTCGCAGTTTACTGGGAGCCCATGAGGTTGGTGTTGTTGATATGTTGGACTGGGATGGTTATGTCCTTGCAAATGGTTCTTTGGTTCTCGACCGAGATCTAAATGTGATCAATGAAGTCATAATGGACCCACAATGGGTTCGCGAACTGATTGCACTCAACGATGGACCCTTGATGCTAGAAGGCGACGAAATATTTATTTCTTCCCAACCCAATCAAAAAATGATTGATTCCTTCGCACACTTTAATGTCCCTGAGATGTATCCCGTCAAAACATACAATGATGAGAAAATATTCAACATCCTCTCATACGATTTTGACACCATTCCTGAATCACTACGAGAAACACTTTTTGCAGAGTCAATTATCGTGGGAGACCAATTGGGAAACCGCGAAATCATGAGTATCCACTCTGGCAAACACAATGGTGTTAAGGTTTTAAACAACCATCTTGGTGTCCAACGTTTTGCTGGATTTGGTGATGGCGAAAATGATGTAACATTCCTGCAATCAGCTGATTTCTCAGTTGCAATGGGTAATGGGTGTGATGGGGTTAAAGAAGTCGCAACATTCACAACAAAGACAGTGCTTGAAGATGGTATTGCCCACGCTTTAAAACACTTTGGCGTATTATAA
- a CDS encoding CPCC family cysteine-rich protein, which produces MSQHKIGKIMLNCPCCDNYYEVDTGDERYIGEICPICFWQYDIVGQEQVDIAIGPNKVSLIEARKNYEKFGASTERLIPLVRKPHEDELPENN; this is translated from the coding sequence ATGAGTCAACATAAGATTGGTAAAATAATGCTAAATTGTCCTTGTTGTGATAACTATTATGAAGTTGATACAGGAGATGAGCGATATATTGGAGAAATTTGCCCTATTTGCTTTTGGCAGTATGATATTGTCGGTCAGGAACAAGTTGATATCGCAATTGGACCAAACAAAGTGTCGCTAATAGAAGCAAGAAAAAACTATGAGAAGTTTGGCGCATCAACGGAAAGACTAATTCCACTTGTTAGAAAACCACATGAAGACGAACTACCAGAGAATAATTAG
- a CDS encoding PP2C family serine/threonine-protein phosphatase: MKYTSISEIGLLRKDNQDFVAVVENNNALLAIVCDGIGGANAGAVASQMVVRMIRDAFLEVQSFIDTDEVMTWFNRTITEVNKAAYHESLVVPEYNGMGTTLVACVILAGEAIAFNIGDSRIYRYEGETLQVLSHDQTYAYEMYLRNEISLEEVDEHPKRNVLMNAVGIDERISYETIHIEKGWDYLLMSSDGLHGYVPHLTIEETMKKDKILEIRNRLMELSYQAGGYDNISIILVEGD, from the coding sequence GTGAAATATACAAGCATCAGTGAAATAGGGCTCCTTCGCAAAGACAATCAAGACTTTGTTGCAGTAGTCGAAAATAACAATGCCTTACTTGCCATCGTTTGTGATGGTATTGGGGGTGCCAATGCTGGCGCAGTTGCCAGTCAAATGGTCGTCCGTATGATTCGTGACGCCTTTTTAGAGGTGCAGTCTTTTATCGATACCGATGAAGTGATGACTTGGTTTAACAGGACGATTACAGAAGTCAACAAGGCTGCATATCATGAGTCTTTAGTTGTACCAGAGTACAACGGTATGGGAACAACACTTGTTGCCTGTGTCATTCTTGCCGGTGAGGCTATTGCATTTAACATTGGTGACAGTCGAATTTATCGCTATGAAGGGGAAACCTTACAGGTCTTAAGTCACGATCAAACCTATGCCTATGAAATGTATCTGCGCAATGAAATTAGTCTTGAAGAAGTCGATGAACATCCCAAACGTAATGTCTTAATGAATGCGGTAGGGATTGATGAGCGCATTTCCTATGAAACTATTCATATAGAAAAAGGGTGGGATTACCTGCTGATGTCATCCGATGGTTTGCATGGGTATGTGCCCCATCTCACAATTGAAGAAACAATGAAGAAAGATAAAATACTTGAAATACGCAATCGTCTTATGGAACTCTCTTACCAAGCCGGTGGTTATGATAATATTTCAATAATTTTGGTGGAGGGTGATTAG
- a CDS encoding transcription antitermination factor NusB, with the protein MRRIESYKVLSEVYFKDRHAHLVLKELDLSSEDQAFVSALVYTTLQHSLYLDYQFEDFVDAKLPEAVKLIIKMGCAQIFKMDKIPDYAVVNESVDLAKRVKQHRYSGVVNAVLKRVIERGERPLEGNPLEQASIEYSMPLWILKLLSKQYDQAFAIGYAQYCQTIRPSYVRFNTLKPIAEIDDELFGTLNGHPIAKAPLFKSPVLREGYVLIQDINSQEVVKRMDLMENMRVLDCCCGPGTKTSQIAAMMNNTGHIDGVELYASRAQATEELMERANVHNASIHTSDVLDFTSETLYDRILVDAPCSGLGVISHKHDLRYHIKPSDLDDLVVLQKAMLAHVAPMVAVDGILVYSTCTLNKKENERQVADFLANHENYICLEAETMDPLQTQGDGFYIAKLKRTC; encoded by the coding sequence ATGAGACGAATTGAAAGCTACAAAGTATTGAGTGAGGTCTACTTTAAAGACCGCCATGCCCATTTGGTGCTCAAGGAACTTGATTTATCATCAGAGGATCAAGCTTTTGTAAGTGCCTTGGTTTACACGACGCTCCAACACAGTCTTTACTTGGACTACCAATTTGAGGATTTTGTGGATGCAAAGTTGCCAGAAGCAGTGAAACTGATTATAAAAATGGGGTGTGCACAAATTTTCAAAATGGATAAAATCCCAGATTACGCTGTTGTAAATGAGTCGGTTGATTTGGCCAAACGGGTCAAACAACACCGTTACAGCGGTGTCGTGAATGCCGTCCTAAAACGCGTAATTGAACGGGGTGAGCGTCCATTGGAAGGGAATCCCCTTGAACAAGCATCCATTGAATACAGCATGCCGTTGTGGATTCTAAAGTTATTGAGCAAACAGTATGACCAAGCGTTTGCGATTGGCTATGCGCAATACTGTCAAACGATACGTCCATCGTATGTGCGCTTCAATACGTTAAAGCCAATTGCAGAGATTGACGATGAACTTTTTGGGACATTAAATGGACATCCAATTGCGAAGGCGCCACTCTTTAAGAGTCCCGTGCTGCGTGAGGGTTATGTGCTCATCCAAGATATTAACTCACAGGAAGTCGTTAAACGTATGGACTTGATGGAAAACATGCGTGTCTTGGACTGCTGTTGTGGTCCTGGTACGAAAACATCACAAATCGCAGCCATGATGAATAACACGGGACATATTGACGGTGTTGAGTTGTATGCATCCCGTGCACAGGCAACAGAAGAACTTATGGAACGTGCGAATGTGCACAATGCGTCCATTCATACAAGCGATGTTTTAGATTTCACGAGTGAGACACTGTATGATCGTATTCTTGTTGACGCACCGTGTTCTGGTTTGGGGGTAATATCTCATAAACATGACTTGCGATATCATATCAAACCCAGTGATTTGGATGATTTGGTTGTGCTGCAAAAGGCAATGCTTGCCCATGTCGCACCGATGGTTGCTGTTGATGGTATTCTGGTTTACTCCACATGTACTTTAAACAAAAAAGAGAATGAGCGCCAAGTTGCAGACTTTCTTGCCAATCATGAAAACTATATCTGTCTTGAAGCAGAAACAATGGATCCCTTGCAGACCCAAGGGGATGGATTTTATATCGCTAAATTAAAGCGAACATGTTAA
- the gmk gene encoding guanylate kinase, translated as MKRGLLIILSGPSGVGKGTVRKIFFEREELNLAFSISMTTRGPRNGEIDGKDYYFVSQERFKEAIANDEMLEYAEFVGNYYGTLLAEVDRLRDMGKNVLLEIEVQGALQVIEKVPDSLSIFLVPPSMEELKRRIEGRQTESQDIINERLEKAAKEMELMNHYRFVICNENPQLAADSVALIIKRNIETTL; from the coding sequence ATGAAGCGAGGATTATTGATTATCTTATCGGGACCCAGTGGTGTGGGCAAGGGAACGGTACGTAAAATATTCTTTGAACGTGAAGAATTGAATCTTGCTTTCTCAATTTCAATGACAACGCGTGGACCGCGTAACGGTGAAATTGATGGCAAGGATTATTATTTTGTCAGTCAAGAACGCTTTAAAGAAGCAATTGCGAATGATGAAATGTTGGAGTATGCCGAGTTTGTGGGAAATTACTATGGCACACTCTTAGCAGAAGTGGATCGTCTGCGCGACATGGGGAAGAATGTTCTTTTGGAAATTGAGGTTCAAGGGGCATTGCAAGTTATTGAAAAAGTACCGGATTCACTCAGTATCTTTTTAGTTCCACCAAGTATGGAAGAGTTAAAACGCCGTATTGAAGGACGTCAAACAGAATCACAGGATATTATCAATGAGCGTTTGGAAAAAGCTGCAAAAGAGATGGAGTTGATGAATCATTACCGTTTTGTAATCTGTAATGAAAATCCTCAACTGGCTGCGGATTCCGTAGCATTGATTATTAAGCGTAACATTGAAACAACTCTTTAA
- a CDS encoding CPCC family cysteine-rich protein → MKRIQCPCCLNFTIEDFGCEVIVDICSVCFWQYDIIGQNKVDIAIGPNKVSLVEARINYKKFGSSSERLLPNVRDPHAIELPENN, encoded by the coding sequence ATGAAAAGAATTCAGTGCCCGTGTTGCTTAAACTTTACAATAGAGGATTTTGGTTGTGAAGTTATTGTTGATATTTGTTCAGTTTGTTTCTGGCAATATGATATTATTGGACAAAATAAAGTTGATATTGCTATTGGTCCAAATAAAGTATCACTGGTTGAGGCAAGAATAAATTACAAAAAATTTGGTTCATCATCAGAAAGGCTGCTTCCAAATGTAAGAGACCCTCATGCTATTGAATTGCCAGAAAATAATTAA
- a CDS encoding pentapeptide repeat-containing protein: protein MSNKRIEIYSDANSKMEVEYDLSIGLELNSVSLHRAYLVDMSLVGFRLYKSDLRNASFDYSDLSDANLSGSILVLASFKEVNFERASLINCKANSGDFINANFSNANCAGTVFDNSKLHGANFTGAKLEDAKFQGAKYDLNTIWPHDFNPKNFGAVFNDNENVYMYDKESDISEILDHIDMLQRQV, encoded by the coding sequence ATGAGTAACAAGAGAATAGAAATTTATAGTGACGCGAACAGCAAAATGGAAGTTGAATACGATTTGAGTATTGGACTTGAACTAAATTCAGTCAGTTTACACAGGGCGTATTTAGTTGATATGTCATTAGTCGGATTTAGGCTCTATAAGTCAGATTTGAGAAACGCTTCTTTCGATTATTCGGACTTAAGTGATGCAAATTTGAGTGGATCAATTCTAGTGCTAGCCTCATTCAAGGAAGTGAATTTTGAGAGGGCAAGTTTAATTAATTGCAAGGCAAATTCAGGAGATTTTATAAACGCAAATTTCTCAAATGCCAATTGCGCTGGTACTGTATTTGATAATTCAAAATTACACGGCGCTAATTTTACTGGAGCAAAGCTTGAAGACGCAAAGTTTCAGGGAGCTAAATATGATCTCAATACAATTTGGCCACACGATTTCAATCCAAAGAATTTCGGAGCAGTTTTTAACGATAATGAAAATGTTTATATGTATGATAAGGAGTCCGATATTTCGGAAATATTGGATCATATTGACATGTTGCAAAGACAAGTTTAA
- a CDS encoding NFACT family protein encodes MAIDGVLLNRIITKMNAAVPVKINRITQPSNHEFILHCFAGKKMNLFISTHPVFSRVQWTQEKPTANMEQTHLQTLMRKHLDGGIITKIEQYGFDRVIEFHVEHRDDMGVIRPYRLIVELLGKYANVIIVNDENLIIDAQKRISPFENSQRAIVSGGEYDYPPQFDKKSFLQLASYNPDEALRNQFNGISPLLEKEITHRLQTESPEHIVEALQTSDDLFIYDNEFHIIELTHLNKTAVVKPIMEGLDAFYHDIQERDRVKSHTGDLLKLIRRELKRSRQKLPKLYDDLEKAQDSDHLREYGDLLYAFASHTGNGQSSITLKDFSGNDVTIELDPRYGGKDNARMYFKRYQKAKTSLKYLEEQIDRTEERIRYFDALQTQAEQASVEDAQEINDELLDQGIVHQRKLKRKSNQKKKKKPSYITIQYDDETTIYIGKNNIQNDYISFKLARKEDTWFHAAYDFGAHVLIKTPELDEAKIRLCAHFAAYYSKSRLGSSIEVHYTQARNIKKIPGGNLGLVSVATHKSIFIDPDEDLVLSYVNK; translated from the coding sequence ATGGCAATAGATGGCGTCTTATTAAATCGCATTATTACAAAAATGAATGCGGCGGTTCCGGTGAAGATTAACCGCATCACCCAACCCTCCAATCATGAATTTATATTACATTGTTTCGCAGGGAAGAAGATGAACTTGTTCATCTCGACACACCCTGTTTTTAGCCGTGTCCAATGGACCCAAGAGAAACCTACCGCAAACATGGAACAAACACATCTACAAACACTGATGCGTAAGCATTTGGATGGCGGTATCATTACAAAAATTGAGCAATATGGATTTGACCGTGTCATTGAATTTCACGTCGAACACCGTGATGATATGGGGGTTATTCGTCCATACCGTCTGATTGTTGAATTGTTAGGGAAATATGCCAATGTGATTATCGTTAACGACGAGAACTTAATCATTGATGCACAAAAGCGTATCTCACCTTTTGAAAACAGTCAACGTGCCATCGTAAGTGGTGGCGAGTATGACTATCCGCCGCAGTTCGATAAGAAATCTTTCCTCCAACTCGCTTCATACAATCCCGACGAAGCATTACGCAATCAATTCAATGGGATTTCTCCTCTCTTAGAGAAAGAAATTACGCATCGTTTGCAAACTGAGAGCCCTGAGCATATTGTGGAAGCACTTCAAACTTCAGATGATTTATTCATCTACGACAATGAATTCCACATTATTGAACTCACACACCTTAATAAAACTGCCGTTGTTAAACCCATTATGGAAGGTCTGGATGCATTTTACCATGACATCCAAGAACGAGACCGCGTAAAATCACACACTGGTGATCTTCTTAAACTCATCCGACGCGAACTCAAACGGAGTCGTCAAAAACTTCCCAAGCTTTATGACGACTTGGAAAAAGCACAAGACAGTGATCACCTTCGTGAATACGGCGACCTTCTCTATGCGTTCGCAAGTCATACGGGTAATGGCCAAAGCAGCATTACGTTAAAGGACTTCAGTGGCAATGATGTTACGATTGAACTAGACCCACGTTATGGCGGCAAAGACAATGCCCGCATGTACTTCAAGCGATACCAAAAAGCAAAAACTTCGCTCAAATATCTTGAAGAACAAATTGACCGCACTGAAGAGCGTATTCGTTACTTTGACGCCTTGCAAACACAAGCAGAGCAAGCATCCGTTGAAGATGCCCAAGAAATCAACGACGAGTTGCTTGACCAAGGCATTGTGCATCAACGAAAGTTAAAGCGCAAAAGCAATCAGAAGAAAAAGAAAAAACCAAGTTACATTACCATTCAATATGACGATGAAACCACTATTTATATTGGAAAGAATAACATTCAAAATGATTACATTTCATTCAAGTTAGCACGTAAAGAGGATACGTGGTTCCATGCAGCCTACGATTTTGGGGCCCACGTTCTTATTAAGACACCCGAACTGGACGAAGCGAAGATCCGTCTTTGCGCTCATTTCGCTGCATACTATTCCAAGAGTCGCTTGGGTAGTTCCATTGAGGTACATTATACACAAGCGCGCAATATTAAAAAGATTCCCGGCGGGAATCTTGGCTTGGTCAGTGTCGCAACCCATAAAAGTATTTTCATCGATCCCGACGAGGACCTTGTGCTCTCTTATGTGAACAAATAG
- the pknB gene encoding Stk1 family PASTA domain-containing Ser/Thr kinase, which yields MSEMIGNRYLLVKKIGNGGMADVFLAMDTVLNREVALKRLRGDLSHDPVALLRFQREANAASGLDHSGIVDVYDVGEDNGQHYIVMEVIRGTTLKELIHRRGALDKVEATAIMRQLCYALQVAHEKKVIHRDIKPQNILVKDDGTVKITDFGIALAGDALQLTRSDSVLGSVHYMAPELSRGEGASVQSDIYALGVVFYELLAGDVPYRGETPVEIAMKHMRDPFPSIKKFNTTLPNSIANIIAKATHKNRNYRYGNIEEMIDDLQDCLDPSRAEEPIWEADAADDEGTKLIDKLDTIVQPKIDPVKARRKKIMIYSGIGLSVVLLIGLIWMFTRPKPLSEIKIPKVEGMTAEKATETLEGLGLNVNPNYTYQYSDDHELGIVISSRPGVDGIARPGDMVKLTVSQGKMFEVPDLTGKTVEEARALLVNTKIELKQREEATNAMEPGIIIRQEGLTAGEKIIPNQKRELIIYVSGKVQLQIPSDIVGMGIDEAKGKLEGMGLTVRTEEISQDGMSETTIAALQYGVVIRTDPLPGSFFVQRDDNYVTLFYYIEKEKPATPDKPVTPEKPTEPEKPANSEKPKD from the coding sequence ATGAGCGAAATGATAGGAAACCGTTACTTATTGGTTAAGAAAATTGGTAATGGTGGTATGGCTGATGTATTTCTGGCAATGGACACGGTGCTGAACCGTGAAGTTGCTTTAAAGCGTTTGCGTGGTGATTTATCCCATGACCCCGTTGCTTTGTTACGTTTCCAAAGAGAAGCGAATGCAGCGAGTGGTTTGGATCACTCAGGAATTGTTGATGTTTATGATGTCGGTGAAGACAACGGTCAACATTATATTGTCATGGAAGTCATTCGTGGCACCACATTAAAAGAACTCATTCATCGCCGAGGGGCTTTGGATAAGGTTGAAGCAACGGCAATTATGCGTCAGTTGTGTTATGCCCTGCAGGTTGCACACGAGAAGAAAGTCATTCACCGTGACATCAAACCGCAAAATATTTTGGTTAAAGATGATGGTACCGTGAAGATTACTGACTTTGGCATTGCCTTAGCTGGAGATGCTTTACAGTTAACCCGTTCTGATTCTGTATTGGGATCGGTTCATTATATGGCTCCAGAACTCTCACGCGGTGAGGGAGCAAGTGTGCAATCTGATATCTATGCTTTAGGGGTTGTGTTTTATGAATTGTTAGCAGGCGATGTTCCGTATCGCGGAGAAACACCTGTCGAGATTGCCATGAAACACATGCGCGATCCATTCCCATCCATAAAGAAGTTCAATACAACCTTACCAAACTCCATTGCAAACATTATTGCTAAAGCAACTCATAAAAATCGCAATTACCGCTATGGTAATATCGAGGAAATGATCGATGATTTGCAAGACTGCCTTGATCCAAGTCGTGCTGAAGAACCAATTTGGGAAGCAGATGCGGCGGATGATGAAGGGACCAAACTTATTGATAAATTGGATACCATTGTTCAACCGAAAATTGATCCAGTAAAAGCACGTCGCAAGAAAATCATGATTTATTCTGGAATCGGTTTGAGTGTTGTTTTACTCATTGGGCTTATCTGGATGTTTACCCGACCAAAACCCTTGTCAGAAATCAAAATCCCTAAAGTAGAAGGGATGACTGCTGAAAAGGCAACGGAAACCCTGGAAGGTCTGGGGTTGAATGTGAATCCGAATTATACCTATCAGTATTCCGATGATCACGAACTCGGTATAGTTATCAGTTCACGTCCAGGTGTAGATGGCATTGCCCGTCCAGGCGACATGGTTAAATTAACGGTGTCCCAAGGGAAGATGTTTGAAGTCCCTGATTTGACAGGGAAGACGGTTGAAGAGGCGCGTGCGCTTCTAGTGAATACAAAGATTGAATTAAAGCAGCGCGAAGAAGCAACCAACGCTATGGAACCCGGTATTATCATACGTCAAGAGGGACTTACTGCGGGTGAAAAAATTATTCCCAACCAAAAACGAGAACTCATTATTTATGTAAGTGGTAAAGTGCAACTTCAAATTCCAAGCGATATTGTCGGTATGGGAATTGATGAAGCAAAAGGCAAACTTGAAGGCATGGGATTGACGGTTCGTACGGAAGAAATATCCCAAGATGGTATGAGTGAGACGACAATTGCTGCCTTGCAGTATGGGGTTGTAATTCGAACCGATCCTTTACCTGGAAGTTTCTTTGTTCAACGTGACGATAATTATGTCACGCTCTTCTATTACATTGAAAAGGAAAAACCTGCTACTCCTGATAAACCCGTGACACCTGAGAAACCAACTGAACCTGAGAAACCAGCGAATTCCGAAAAACCAAAGGATTAA
- a CDS encoding M48 family metallopeptidase, translating into MKITIIESNRKTMALHVRDGEVFARVPIGMPKEIVTSFIASKEDWIQKHIERYRPFGYEPGYPMRIFGHEYPVQIIESKRFICRCINGVFELGYPQSMPLETIQKKIDDTYKQELLRILDLWVPLYAEALRLDEPKFKIRRYKRLHGRCSSKGDLAFNTYLYQEPLEFIKYVALHECAHLIEFNHSARFYALIENIMPHYKAVIRDNKLRID; encoded by the coding sequence ATGAAGATAACAATTATTGAGTCGAATCGAAAAACAATGGCCTTACATGTGCGAGATGGTGAAGTTTTTGCGCGTGTTCCAATCGGCATGCCCAAAGAAATTGTCACGTCGTTTATTGCTTCTAAAGAAGATTGGATTCAAAAACATATTGAACGATACCGTCCTTTCGGTTATGAACCAGGGTATCCGATGCGTATTTTTGGGCATGAATATCCCGTCCAAATCATCGAAAGTAAGCGTTTTATATGCCGTTGTATTAATGGTGTTTTTGAATTGGGATATCCACAGTCGATGCCGCTTGAAACAATCCAAAAGAAAATTGATGATACATACAAACAGGAATTACTGAGAATACTTGATTTATGGGTCCCACTTTATGCTGAAGCATTGCGATTGGATGAGCCAAAGTTTAAAATCCGTAGATACAAACGATTGCATGGTCGTTGCAGCAGTAAAGGGGATTTAGCGTTTAACACATATTTGTATCAAGAACCGTTGGAGTTTATCAAGTATGTCGCGCTTCATGAGTGTGCCCATCTTATTGAATTCAATCATTCAGCACGGTTTTATGCTTTGATTGAAAATATCATGCCCCATTATAAAGCAGTGATTCGCGATAATAAACTTCGAATCGATTAA
- the priA gene encoding primosomal protein N', whose product MYLDVYIEDSFLGNQALTYDAHDFFVQPGTRVRITIRNRDIIGFVHRVYPREDKGFKVLPIQGVIDEAPILNEELFALAEWMRYRTVSPIIRCLQTILPNKLKPQSSAKAAKMERIVRRTDVDTVALTTRQQAFVDLFVIDQEMGVKEAQSIYSGFRTLVSKGYFELDDREVRYEEGVVEKSYHPLPLTADQQHVVDGVALNRAETYLLHGVTGSGKTEVYLQIAAKVRQQDQQVLILVPEISLTPQMIDRVSKRFGEDVAIYHSALNDQEKYEQYLRVKNHQVHIVVGTRSSVFMPFDNLGLIVVDEEHDSSYKQENVPYYHTRDIAIHRSETHQCPVILGSASPALETYARALRGVYTLLELESRINHNFPKVTVIDTQKALKSRQSAYLTEPLLAGIQARLDVNQQVVLLLNRRGYMTMLKTEDDEVLQCPNCDVALNYHKDDNSIRCHMCGYQIFGAPTINGKRVKLVGSGVGTQRLEEQIIALFPNARVGRMDADTTRKKNAHQQIIGDFIDHKFDILIGTQMIAKGLDIENVTLVGIVNADTSLAYTDYHAVETTFSMLLQAAGRSGRGRFEGEVMIQTANPDHYAIQCAIHQKYKHFFSQEMVYRKTASYPPYNYLISIILSDEDETKSFQAGQMYLDLIKDSGLQIIGPIMLRKMQRKHRCRIIIKGRDLEAMIALCHQSLDVFRTLNRTGVVVDVNPLTLE is encoded by the coding sequence ATGTACTTGGATGTTTATATCGAAGATAGTTTTCTAGGCAATCAGGCACTCACTTATGATGCGCATGATTTTTTCGTGCAACCTGGAACGCGTGTTCGCATTACCATCCGCAATCGCGATATCATCGGCTTTGTCCATCGAGTCTATCCACGTGAGGACAAAGGGTTTAAAGTGTTGCCGATTCAAGGGGTGATTGATGAAGCGCCAATTCTTAATGAAGAGTTGTTTGCCTTAGCTGAATGGATGCGATACCGCACAGTATCGCCAATTATTCGTTGTTTGCAAACGATTTTACCCAATAAGTTGAAGCCGCAATCCAGTGCGAAAGCGGCAAAGATGGAACGGATTGTGCGTCGCACGGATGTTGATACCGTTGCGCTTACAACACGCCAACAAGCATTTGTAGATTTGTTTGTCATAGACCAAGAAATGGGTGTTAAAGAGGCACAAAGTATCTATTCAGGATTTCGAACGCTCGTGTCCAAAGGGTATTTTGAATTGGATGATCGTGAAGTGCGCTATGAAGAGGGTGTTGTCGAAAAGTCATACCACCCATTGCCGCTGACAGCCGATCAGCAACACGTTGTGGATGGCGTTGCACTGAATCGCGCTGAAACCTATTTATTACATGGGGTAACAGGGAGTGGCAAAACGGAAGTCTATCTACAAATTGCCGCCAAAGTGCGCCAACAAGACCAACAAGTACTTATTCTGGTTCCAGAAATTTCATTGACACCGCAAATGATTGATCGTGTATCCAAGCGTTTCGGTGAGGATGTAGCCATCTATCATTCTGCATTGAATGATCAAGAGAAATATGAACAATATTTACGCGTTAAAAATCATCAAGTTCATATTGTCGTTGGGACGCGCTCATCTGTATTCATGCCCTTTGATAATCTTGGACTGATTGTTGTTGATGAGGAACATGACTCCAGCTATAAACAAGAAAATGTTCCGTATTATCATACGCGTGACATTGCGATTCATCGCAGTGAGACACATCAGTGTCCTGTTATTCTTGGCAGTGCGTCGCCAGCATTGGAAACATATGCGCGGGCATTGCGAGGTGTGTATACGCTGTTGGAACTGGAATCACGCATCAATCATAATTTTCCAAAGGTAACCGTAATCGATACGCAAAAAGCGCTCAAGAGTCGTCAATCTGCGTACCTAACTGAACCGCTTTTGGCTGGAATCCAGGCGCGCTTGGATGTCAATCAACAAGTTGTACTCTTACTCAATCGTCGGGGTTACATGACAATGCTTAAAACCGAAGATGATGAAGTCTTGCAATGTCCAAACTGCGATGTTGCATTGAACTATCACAAAGATGATAATTCAATCCGTTGTCACATGTGTGGGTATCAAATTTTTGGAGCACCGACCATCAATGGAAAACGTGTTAAACTGGTCGGAAGTGGTGTTGGTACCCAACGCCTTGAAGAACAAATCATTGCATTGTTTCCCAATGCACGCGTGGGTCGCATGGATGCAGACACGACACGTAAGAAAAACGCCCATCAACAGATAATTGGTGATTTTATTGATCATAAATTTGATATCTTAATTGGAACACAGATGATTGCGAAAGGGTTGGATATTGAAAATGTCACATTGGTTGGGATTGTAAATGCAGATACATCTTTGGCATATACCGATTACCACGCTGTGGAGACAACATTTTCCATGCTTTTGCAGGCAGCAGGTCGTTCTGGACGGGGACGTTTTGAGGGCGAGGTTATGATTCAAACCGCCAATCCCGACCATTATGCCATTCAATGTGCCATCCACCAAAAGTACAAACACTTTTTCAGTCAGGAAATGGTTTATCGCAAAACAGCATCGTATCCTCCTTATAATTATCTTATTTCAATTATTTTGAGTGATGAGGATGAGACAAAGTCGTTTCAAGCTGGACAGATGTATCTTGATTTAATCAAGGACAGTGGGTTGCAAATAATTGGCCCCATAATGCTGCGGAAAATGCAAAGAAAGCACAGATGCCGTATAATAATAAAAGGTCGTGACTTAGAGGCGATGATTGCACTTTGTCACCAAAGTTTGGATGTTTTCCGAACCTTAAATAGAACAGGAGTTGTCGTTGACGTAAATCCGTTGACGCTGGAATAA